A window of Planctomycetota bacterium contains these coding sequences:
- a CDS encoding DUF111 family protein — protein MHQPHAQVVELAVNLDDVTGEIIGAASETLLDEGALDVWTAAITMKKNRPAVMLSMLCEASRADYFARRIIELTGSFGVRHRTWDRLVLERRIETVQTDFGPIRVKVGSLEHETLVAKPEFEDVRAAAREHHVSERLVLDAARAAAAKWLAAHRGDVV, from the coding sequence ATGCACCAGCCCCACGCACAGGTCGTCGAACTTGCCGTCAACCTCGACGACGTGACCGGCGAAATCATCGGTGCGGCGAGCGAAACGCTTCTCGACGAGGGGGCGCTGGATGTATGGACCGCCGCGATCACCATGAAAAAGAATCGGCCCGCCGTCATGCTCAGCATGCTCTGCGAAGCGTCGCGCGCCGATTACTTCGCCCGCCGCATCATCGAACTGACCGGCAGCTTCGGCGTGCGGCATCGGACATGGGATCGGCTCGTGCTCGAGCGGCGCATCGAGACCGTGCAAACCGACTTCGGGCCCATCCGCGTCAAAGTCGGTTCGCTCGAACACGAGACGCTTGTCGCCAAGCCGGAGTTCGAGGACGTGCGCGCGGCGGCGCGGGAGCATCATGTGTCCGAGCGGCTCGTGCTCGATGCGGCGCGGGCGGCGGCGGCGAAGTGGCTGGCCGCACACCGGGGGGATGTGGTATGA